From the Psychrobacillus sp. FSL K6-4046 genome, one window contains:
- a CDS encoding bifunctional diguanylate cyclase/phosphodiesterase, which produces MNNYEQLKMDDYLADMIHEQPNLITCLLQKKEDGSHVIIYTNKSANKFLKSAINLNNFTQELWIQLEPLFVEEAKQKVYHNFDIILNDQVYTFDITIAPMGEKTRGIYGLLMVDQTAKPHFDPLLEVQEKYHSLIEHNLDTILVIDQEGKIQYANKIINTVYGYKSNELLNIPFETFVGEESLWNFRNIMSHVKTGKATEMQNCLIQHEKGHFISTDLKAIPIVIGGSVSGLHIVLRNTVSDTEEQEQLFYLVYHDHLTGLWNRRALKEHLHENIKDAQKTNSEISIIRIDLDRFKLINESLGYTYGDELLKKIADRLSLYIDKASNLYRQSGDEFVFLLKGKTKEDTSAFAESILTELAKPIYLDHQEYFGTASIGISMFPYDGEKRDELLLKADQALYVAKDRGRAHYRYFQEQMNLSFPNAALMESHLRRAIEKDELSIHYQPQVNLLTGEINSFEALLRWNNRKFGYVSPMQFIPLAEKSGIIFKLGDWVLDEVCRQLKQWQDKGFRMARVAVNISPQQFKQDNFAFKIRDKIKKFNILASSLEVEITESAMTDLQNTFTILKELKDIGVVISIDDFGTGYSSLSYLRKYPIDIIKIDQSFIKDMETDEKSAAIATTIIRLAHSLGMEVIAEGVEKDTQVEILKAANCQKAQGFFFSRPIPIEDINKSYMNYQ; this is translated from the coding sequence ATGAACAATTACGAACAGCTTAAGATGGATGATTACTTAGCAGATATGATTCATGAACAACCCAACCTGATCACTTGCCTATTGCAAAAAAAGGAAGATGGTTCTCATGTAATTATTTATACAAATAAAAGTGCCAACAAATTTTTAAAAAGTGCGATAAATTTAAATAATTTCACGCAAGAATTATGGATTCAATTAGAACCACTTTTTGTAGAAGAGGCCAAGCAGAAAGTCTACCATAACTTTGACATTATATTAAATGACCAAGTTTATACGTTTGATATTACAATAGCGCCAATGGGAGAAAAAACAAGAGGGATATATGGCTTGTTGATGGTTGATCAAACGGCTAAACCCCATTTTGATCCCTTGCTAGAGGTTCAAGAAAAATATCATTCGTTAATAGAACACAATCTAGACACCATATTAGTTATTGACCAAGAAGGTAAAATTCAATACGCAAATAAAATAATAAATACAGTTTATGGATATAAGTCGAATGAGTTATTAAATATACCATTTGAAACATTTGTAGGAGAAGAATCTCTGTGGAACTTCCGCAATATCATGAGCCATGTAAAGACGGGCAAAGCTACCGAAATGCAGAATTGCTTGATACAACATGAAAAAGGCCATTTTATAAGTACAGATCTAAAAGCAATTCCTATAGTAATTGGTGGAAGTGTAAGTGGACTTCATATAGTTCTGCGAAATACGGTAAGTGATACAGAGGAGCAGGAGCAACTATTCTATCTTGTTTACCATGATCATTTGACGGGCTTATGGAATAGAAGAGCATTAAAAGAACACTTACATGAAAATATTAAAGACGCTCAAAAAACAAATAGTGAAATATCTATTATACGAATTGACCTTGATCGATTTAAATTAATAAATGAATCATTGGGTTATACATATGGTGATGAGTTACTAAAAAAAATTGCAGATCGTTTAAGTTTATATATTGATAAGGCGAGTAATTTATATAGGCAAAGTGGAGATGAATTTGTTTTTTTATTAAAGGGAAAAACAAAGGAAGATACTAGTGCATTTGCGGAAAGTATATTAACGGAACTTGCCAAACCGATTTATTTAGATCATCAAGAGTATTTTGGTACAGCCTCTATAGGAATATCGATGTTCCCTTATGATGGAGAAAAAAGAGATGAGTTATTGTTAAAGGCTGATCAGGCTTTATATGTGGCAAAAGATAGAGGAAGAGCTCATTATCGATATTTTCAGGAACAGATGAATTTATCTTTTCCAAATGCAGCATTGATGGAATCACATTTAAGAAGAGCAATTGAAAAAGACGAGTTGTCTATACATTATCAGCCACAGGTCAATCTATTGACTGGTGAGATAAATTCATTCGAGGCTTTGCTACGTTGGAATAATCGCAAGTTTGGATATGTCTCTCCTATGCAATTTATCCCTCTAGCAGAAAAGTCAGGAATCATATTCAAGCTCGGAGATTGGGTTTTAGATGAGGTTTGTAGACAGTTAAAGCAATGGCAAGATAAGGGCTTCCGAATGGCGAGAGTTGCAGTCAACATTTCACCTCAACAATTTAAACAAGATAATTTTGCTTTTAAGATTAGAGATAAAATTAAAAAATTCAATATACTTGCCTCTTCTTTAGAGGTAGAAATTACAGAAAGTGCGATGACCGACTTGCAGAATACTTTCACTATTCTAAAAGAATTGAAGGATATTGGAGTCGTTATTTCAATTGATGATTTTGGAACCGGTTATTCCTCACTGAGTTATTTAAGAAAGTATCCAATTGACATTATAAAGATAGATCAGTCCTTTATAAAAGACATGGAAACCGACGAAAAAAGCGCTGCTATTGCAACGACGATTATTCGTTTAGCTCATAGCTTAGGCATGGAAGTAATCGCTGAAGGAGTAGAAAAAGATACCCAGGTGGAAATCTTAAAAGCAGCGAACTGTCAAAAAGCTCAAGGATTCTTTTTTAGTCGCCCTATCCCAATAGAGGATATTAACAAATCATATATGAATTATCAATAA
- a CDS encoding ABC transporter permease: protein MKQALNNPVLIKEIKLRFRSLKSFTGILFYLIAMSIFVFGFILLTTSFTGTGYFRPEESFFMFVMLTYIQLGLILFITPGLTAGAISSEREKQTLNILLTTSQTSFQIIIGKLSSSIAFLLLLLVAGLPVYSFVFLFGGVSPGQLGLIFLFFFLTMMAIGGIGIMYSTIIRKTIVSMIATYGTMIFLAGVTGFIYLVLTGMNSMATGALATTPQPIAHFFATINPVVLMLNLTMSSSESFIGQTTNIDFPIWAGYAIFYVLLTVLTIFIAVKKLRVNMKKSK from the coding sequence TTGAAACAAGCTTTAAATAATCCAGTACTTATCAAAGAGATAAAACTTCGCTTTCGCTCTCTGAAAAGCTTCACAGGTATTTTGTTTTATCTTATTGCCATGTCTATTTTTGTGTTTGGTTTTATACTATTAACAACATCTTTTACAGGCACAGGATATTTTAGACCAGAAGAAAGCTTCTTTATGTTTGTGATGCTTACCTATATTCAGCTCGGTCTTATTCTTTTCATCACACCTGGTCTAACAGCTGGAGCAATTAGCTCAGAGCGTGAGAAACAAACCTTGAATATATTGTTAACAACGTCTCAAACTTCTTTTCAAATTATTATAGGAAAGCTTTCTTCATCCATTGCTTTCTTATTGTTATTGTTAGTGGCAGGCTTACCTGTATATAGCTTTGTGTTCCTTTTTGGTGGGGTATCACCAGGACAGCTTGGGCTAATCTTTTTATTCTTTTTCTTAACCATGATGGCAATTGGCGGTATAGGCATTATGTATTCCACAATTATTAGGAAGACGATTGTTTCTATGATTGCTACCTACGGGACAATGATTTTTTTAGCTGGGGTAACTGGATTTATTTATCTAGTCCTTACTGGTATGAACAGTATGGCTACGGGAGCACTTGCAACTACTCCTCAGCCAATAGCTCATTTTTTTGCAACGATTAATCCGGTTGTCCTTATGTTAAATTTAACAATGTCCAGTTCGGAGAGCTTTATCGGCCAAACAACGAATATAGATTTTCCGATATGGGCGGGATATGCTATTTTTTACGTTTTACTAACGGTTCTAACAATCTTTATAGCAGTCAAAAAGTTACGAGTTAATATGAAAAAATCTAAGTGA
- a CDS encoding ABC transporter ATP-binding protein, giving the protein MIEIKGLTKKYGSFYALNDLNLTLQEGTVFGFVGANGAGKSTTFSILATLLQPTSGEAFVNGNSVKTEPHEVRKQIGYMPDFFGVYDQLKANEYLDFYGASYGIPEAERAVLIPQLLELVNLTHKRYEYVDLLSRGMKQRLCLARALIHDPKVLILDEPASGLDPRARIEMRDILRQLKEMGKTILISSHILPELAEMCDEIGVIDGGKLIAHGSVQEIQAQLAGERHITVKVKGLLENVATFFEEDPFASKVESDPVRNVITFNYRGTEEDQINLLKKAVEQHLKIISFAETETDLEDVFMEITKGAK; this is encoded by the coding sequence ATGATCGAGATTAAGGGATTAACCAAAAAGTATGGCTCTTTTTATGCTTTAAATGATTTAAATTTAACCTTACAAGAGGGAACTGTTTTTGGATTTGTCGGGGCAAATGGTGCCGGCAAATCTACGACTTTCTCTATTTTAGCTACATTGTTGCAGCCTACCTCCGGTGAAGCGTTCGTCAATGGAAATAGTGTTAAGACGGAGCCTCATGAGGTAAGAAAACAAATCGGCTACATGCCTGACTTTTTTGGTGTCTATGATCAACTGAAGGCAAATGAGTATTTAGACTTCTATGGAGCTTCTTACGGTATTCCAGAAGCAGAGAGGGCTGTTTTAATACCCCAGTTATTAGAATTAGTGAATCTAACACATAAACGATATGAATATGTAGATCTCCTTTCTCGTGGGATGAAACAACGTTTGTGCTTAGCAAGGGCATTGATCCATGATCCAAAGGTATTGATATTAGATGAACCAGCATCTGGCCTAGATCCACGTGCACGTATTGAAATGAGAGATATATTAAGACAGTTGAAGGAAATGGGAAAAACTATTCTAATTTCTTCTCATATTTTACCGGAGCTAGCTGAAATGTGTGACGAAATTGGAGTGATAGATGGAGGTAAACTGATTGCGCACGGTTCTGTTCAGGAAATTCAAGCACAGCTTGCTGGCGAGAGACATATAACCGTTAAAGTAAAAGGTTTACTTGAAAATGTAGCAACCTTCTTTGAAGAGGATCCTTTTGCTTCTAAAGTAGAGAGCGACCCTGTGAGAAACGTTATTACGTTTAACTATAGGGGAACGGAAGAAGATCAGATTAATTTACTTAAAAAAGCAGTAGAGCAACACCTAAAAATTATATCTTTTGCAGAAACAGAAACAGATTTAGAAGATGTATTTATGGAAATTACGAAGGGGGCGAAGTAA
- a CDS encoding MoxR family ATPase codes for MELTTEDYINMSKRLETVRQEIGQFIVGQKEAVEFSIYCVLADGHALLEGLPGLGKTMLIRTVSEVLDLSFSRIQFTPDLMPSDITGTSMIERLESGKQQFSFQKGPIFSQMVLADEINRATPKTQSALLEAMGEKTVTVLGDTKKMDRPFFVLATQNPIEMEGTYPLPEAQMDRFLCKIIVSYPTKDELIEITKRTTGSQDIRLNKVMNAEDLIIAQQMVKEVLIADDMLEYAVDLIAATHPESSVVPEVQQYVQYGSGPRGLQSLIKLAKARALVSGRYHVSIADIKTVVKPVLRHRLLLNYEGEAEGKSTDDLIEIILQTVKQGQSV; via the coding sequence ATGGAGTTAACAACTGAAGACTATATCAATATGAGTAAACGTTTAGAAACAGTTCGCCAGGAAATAGGTCAATTTATTGTTGGACAAAAAGAGGCAGTAGAATTTTCTATTTATTGTGTTTTAGCAGATGGTCATGCACTTTTAGAGGGATTGCCAGGACTTGGGAAGACTATGCTTATCCGTACAGTTTCTGAAGTACTTGACCTTTCCTTTTCACGTATTCAGTTCACCCCTGACCTCATGCCATCTGATATTACGGGGACTAGTATGATCGAACGATTAGAGAGCGGAAAACAACAATTTAGTTTTCAAAAAGGACCTATATTCAGTCAGATGGTTTTAGCAGATGAAATAAATCGTGCAACTCCTAAAACTCAAAGTGCCCTCTTAGAGGCGATGGGAGAGAAGACTGTTACGGTCCTCGGAGACACCAAGAAGATGGATCGACCATTTTTTGTATTAGCAACACAGAATCCAATTGAAATGGAAGGGACTTATCCATTGCCAGAAGCACAAATGGATCGATTTTTATGTAAGATAATTGTTTCCTATCCAACTAAAGATGAGTTAATAGAAATTACAAAGAGAACTACGGGAAGCCAAGATATTCGTTTGAACAAAGTAATGAATGCAGAAGATCTGATTATTGCTCAACAAATGGTTAAGGAAGTATTGATTGCGGATGACATGTTAGAGTATGCAGTTGATCTTATTGCAGCTACTCACCCGGAATCTTCTGTCGTCCCAGAAGTTCAGCAATATGTTCAATATGGGAGCGGCCCTCGTGGTTTGCAAAGCCTTATTAAACTAGCAAAAGCAAGAGCCTTGGTTTCAGGACGTTATCACGTTTCGATAGCTGATATTAAAACCGTAGTAAAGCCTGTACTAAGACATCGTTTGTTGCTTAACTATGAGGGGGAAGCAGAAGGTAAAAGTACGGATGACTTAATTGAAATTATTTTACAAACAGTGAAGCAAGGACAAAGTGTATGA
- a CDS encoding YkyB family protein translates to MTTESDKQLATAIYTVNRHAKTAIDNKPLYELKKLAIQKMITEKKASKIGLHFVRNPRNSQQQSSVLVQCADYYFHLLPVKEDFKTLPHLGHLDDTYRNPIRKMSIRMAKQLLTDYIGPPKATKSKSTNHSTSCTAKFARVSNRRPSKMKSYLDR, encoded by the coding sequence ATGACTACTGAATCAGACAAGCAGTTAGCGACTGCAATATATACAGTTAATAGACATGCAAAAACTGCTATAGACAACAAGCCCCTTTATGAGCTGAAAAAATTAGCTATTCAAAAAATGATTACAGAAAAAAAAGCTAGTAAAATTGGTCTTCATTTTGTGCGTAATCCTAGAAATAGCCAACAGCAATCCTCCGTTTTAGTTCAGTGTGCTGACTATTATTTCCACCTTCTTCCGGTTAAAGAAGATTTTAAAACATTACCACATCTCGGTCATTTAGATGATACTTATAGAAACCCTATCAGGAAAATGAGTATAAGAATGGCTAAACAATTATTAACCGATTATATAGGACCTCCCAAAGCTACTAAAAGCAAGTCCACTAATCACTCTACATCTTGTACTGCGAAGTTTGCTCGTGTTTCCAATAGACGCCCAAGTAAGATGAAATCTTACCTAGATCGATAA
- a CDS encoding BatA and WFA domain-containing protein, with amino-acid sequence MGFSQLPYLWTAIFPVVVLLYYFFRKKYKKQSVSSTLFWEEVMKETRASPYLQHLQKNALFYLQMLAMILLVLALIQPYWKKEALAGEQVIFVVDTSASIEVNINNTNLFDLHKQEMLDMIEQLSGKPFTLITTGNEPTAVLKQETNINHIKNEINKLEVTYEDEAFSKTLDFAQSFFQTKDTSVYVFTDKLDQQTLPLHYENVSWNVIGQPAEVDNISIKRFGATKMKNGTSALVQIDNQTNEEQNASLTVSNGEKDIIKEAVILPPRETVTLSFNELEEASFLKATIDVSDDYLLDNEMVVFMQDQLSKIYIDSSLHTLVRTAFQSLGIEMSSIPSEQVSLVKEEGILATNQFGLIDQMERPALFIGRNDVTPIEVNGNVQTVEHPLFSFADLSDIYVSSVYPGVEGYSTIATVDNKPFIQVSTKGDVVVLSDIQMTDWPLSPSFPLFMWSVKEQLSNSNLYLGTFTPNERKPQSLGSTTNEWEIYTMEDSYLYSIENGGAFMAPREPGVYVIRSGEKEKYFTVALSQKEKEISKGASYSIGAQKTDKQSENHEQFSLVPFLIVLLLLLFVIEWEVQRRRGFTS; translated from the coding sequence TTGGGTTTTAGTCAATTACCATATTTATGGACAGCAATATTTCCAGTAGTTGTTCTCCTTTATTATTTCTTCCGAAAAAAATATAAGAAGCAATCCGTTTCATCTACGCTTTTTTGGGAGGAAGTAATGAAAGAAACGAGGGCCTCTCCTTATTTACAGCACCTTCAAAAAAATGCCTTATTTTATCTTCAGATGTTAGCGATGATTTTACTTGTTCTTGCACTGATTCAGCCTTATTGGAAAAAAGAAGCACTTGCAGGAGAGCAGGTTATCTTTGTCGTAGATACATCCGCTAGTATCGAAGTAAATATTAATAATACGAATTTATTTGACCTTCATAAACAAGAAATGCTTGATATGATTGAGCAGTTATCTGGTAAGCCGTTCACCCTTATTACTACAGGAAATGAACCAACTGCTGTATTAAAACAAGAAACAAATATAAATCATATAAAAAATGAAATAAATAAATTAGAAGTGACATATGAGGATGAGGCCTTTTCCAAAACACTAGATTTTGCTCAATCTTTTTTTCAAACGAAAGATACTTCGGTTTATGTATTCACAGACAAGCTTGATCAACAGACACTACCCCTACACTATGAAAATGTCAGCTGGAATGTTATTGGACAGCCAGCGGAAGTGGATAATATATCCATTAAACGTTTTGGGGCTACAAAGATGAAAAACGGAACTTCAGCATTGGTCCAAATTGACAATCAAACGAACGAAGAACAAAATGCTTCTTTAACCGTATCAAATGGAGAGAAGGATATTATAAAAGAGGCGGTTATTTTGCCACCTAGAGAAACGGTGACTCTTTCTTTTAATGAGTTGGAGGAGGCAAGCTTTCTTAAAGCTACTATTGATGTTTCTGATGATTATCTCCTAGATAATGAAATGGTTGTATTTATGCAAGACCAGCTTTCTAAGATTTACATAGATAGCTCGCTACATACATTGGTTCGTACGGCATTTCAATCACTAGGGATTGAAATGAGCAGTATACCATCGGAGCAGGTAAGCTTAGTAAAAGAAGAAGGTATACTCGCTACCAATCAGTTTGGTTTGATAGATCAAATGGAAAGACCAGCCTTATTTATTGGAAGAAATGATGTGACGCCAATCGAAGTGAACGGTAATGTTCAAACTGTGGAGCACCCGTTATTTTCTTTTGCTGATTTATCGGATATTTATGTGAGCAGTGTATACCCAGGAGTAGAAGGCTATTCTACAATTGCAACGGTCGATAATAAGCCCTTTATACAGGTATCAACCAAAGGCGATGTAGTCGTGCTTTCCGATATACAAATGACTGATTGGCCATTAAGTCCTTCCTTCCCATTATTTATGTGGAGCGTAAAAGAACAGCTATCCAATAGTAATCTATATTTAGGAACATTTACTCCAAATGAAAGAAAACCTCAATCGTTAGGCAGTACGACGAACGAATGGGAAATATATACGATGGAGGATTCCTATTTATATTCTATTGAAAATGGAGGAGCCTTTATGGCACCAAGAGAGCCCGGTGTGTATGTTATACGTTCAGGTGAAAAAGAAAAATACTTTACGGTAGCATTATCACAAAAAGAAAAAGAAATTTCCAAAGGAGCTTCTTATTCCATTGGGGCTCAGAAAACAGATAAGCAATCCGAGAATCATGAACAATTTTCGCTAGTTCCATTTCTAATTGTTTTATTGCTCTTGTTGTTTGTTATCGAGTGGGAGGTGCAAAGACGTCGTGGATTTACGAGTTGA
- the cbpB gene encoding cyclic-di-AMP-binding protein CbpB produces the protein MIFVSSKDFLQIPIKDYIISADKVAHVQLGNNAEHALLVLTKTGYSSIPVLDVKYRLQGLVSTQQITDEILGLEHIEYERLPDLKVDQIMKKDIASIHVNEKFQKGLDLLVNNPYVCVVDDEGTFIGILTRRVILKQMKKYLYQSQEPQE, from the coding sequence ATGATATTTGTAAGTAGTAAGGACTTTTTGCAAATTCCTATTAAGGATTACATTATTTCAGCAGATAAGGTTGCTCATGTGCAATTAGGAAATAATGCAGAACATGCATTGCTTGTGTTAACAAAGACGGGTTATTCTTCAATCCCAGTCCTAGACGTAAAGTATCGTCTGCAAGGACTTGTTAGTACTCAACAAATTACAGATGAAATACTTGGACTTGAACATATTGAATATGAACGATTACCTGATTTAAAGGTTGATCAAATTATGAAAAAGGATATTGCTTCTATTCACGTGAATGAAAAATTTCAAAAAGGTTTAGATCTCTTAGTCAATAACCCATATGTATGTGTTGTAGATGATGAGGGTACTTTTATCGGTATTTTAACGAGAAGAGTTATTTTAAAGCAGATGAAAAAGTATTTATACCAATCCCAGGAACCTCAAGAATGA
- a CDS encoding LysR family transcriptional regulator translates to MNSDYLIIKTLAEEQNMRKAAERLFLSQPALSLRLQTIEKEWQTKLFLRSQKGLTATPEGELVIEFANSILQQREELFETLQSLSSKVHGTLKIACASIVGQNWLPKVLKDFVQTYPEAKVSLLTGWSSEIVKAIYDGEAQIGIVRGQTDWKGSKMHLFRDTLYLVDKEMTSIDDVLTTEKPFIQFKSDSNYYQEIQQWWQKHFSVNPKRQIIVDQIETCKQMALNGIGYAILPSITLTGHEDVNKIPLTNNEEEFELTRDTWLIGYDSSFELPQVEAFVKIVNEHAKKFH, encoded by the coding sequence ATGAATTCAGATTATCTTATTATCAAAACATTAGCTGAAGAACAAAATATGCGTAAGGCAGCAGAGCGACTTTTTCTTTCTCAACCAGCTTTATCCTTACGTCTGCAAACCATTGAAAAGGAATGGCAAACAAAGTTATTCTTAAGATCTCAAAAGGGTCTAACAGCTACTCCTGAGGGAGAACTTGTTATTGAATTTGCTAACAGTATACTCCAGCAAAGAGAAGAACTTTTTGAGACTTTACAATCTTTAAGCTCTAAGGTGCATGGAACATTAAAAATTGCGTGTGCCTCTATAGTAGGTCAAAATTGGCTCCCAAAGGTGTTAAAGGATTTTGTCCAAACGTATCCAGAGGCTAAGGTTTCTTTGTTAACCGGTTGGAGTTCAGAAATTGTGAAAGCCATTTATGATGGAGAAGCTCAAATAGGCATTGTTCGAGGCCAAACGGATTGGAAAGGGAGCAAAATGCACTTATTTAGAGATACTCTGTATTTAGTAGACAAAGAAATGACCAGCATAGATGATGTGCTAACAACAGAAAAGCCTTTTATCCAATTTAAAAGTGATTCGAACTATTATCAAGAAATTCAGCAGTGGTGGCAGAAACACTTTTCTGTAAACCCGAAGCGTCAAATAATTGTAGATCAAATTGAAACGTGCAAGCAAATGGCTTTAAACGGTATTGGATATGCTATTTTACCTTCCATTACACTGACAGGCCATGAGGATGTAAATAAGATCCCGTTAACTAATAATGAAGAAGAGTTTGAACTTACAAGGGATACTTGGTTAATCGGGTATGACAGCTCATTTGAACTTCCACAAGTTGAGGCATTTGTAAAAATTGTGAATGAGCATGCGAAGAAATTCCACTAA
- a CDS encoding DUF58 domain-containing protein has translation MSKDYLIPKDWTGKLSRLSIATKSKLRGQHKGSHRSQRFGASLDFSDFREYTPGDDVRQIDWNVYARTDKYFIKRFLDEQEMRVHILLDSSKSMGEKVKWNFARQLAASLGILVLQRDDRLTFSMVSNEKVPPFRRKGATYRKAFAQVITDLNPPSMVDSFAKNAISFLPKDSTVLFLITDCLEDIEHLRTLIQKLPRFAGDIRLLQIVTNEELTPSFSGDMQLEDVETAQQLNISMSSRVIDSYNEERKLHQLALEKLCSKFGIKLIQVNADEGISHVLFHQLLRANWVQ, from the coding sequence ATGAGTAAGGATTACTTGATCCCAAAAGATTGGACTGGAAAGCTAAGTCGATTGTCTATAGCAACCAAATCTAAACTACGTGGACAGCATAAAGGGTCTCATCGCTCCCAAAGATTCGGTGCTTCTCTAGACTTCTCAGATTTCAGGGAATACACGCCTGGAGATGATGTTCGTCAAATTGACTGGAATGTTTATGCTAGAACAGATAAGTATTTTATCAAACGTTTTTTAGATGAACAGGAAATGAGAGTACATATTCTACTTGACTCCTCAAAATCGATGGGAGAAAAAGTAAAATGGAATTTTGCTAGGCAATTAGCAGCTTCCCTAGGTATCCTTGTACTTCAAAGAGATGATCGACTTACCTTTTCCATGGTTTCAAATGAAAAAGTTCCTCCTTTCAGAAGAAAAGGGGCAACCTACCGTAAAGCGTTTGCACAAGTAATAACCGATTTGAATCCGCCGTCTATGGTAGACTCCTTTGCTAAAAATGCAATCTCCTTTCTGCCGAAAGACAGTACTGTATTATTCCTTATTACGGATTGCTTGGAGGACATAGAGCATTTAAGAACTCTTATACAAAAACTACCTCGCTTTGCGGGTGATATACGACTGTTACAAATTGTTACGAATGAGGAGTTAACCCCTTCTTTTTCTGGTGATATGCAGTTGGAGGATGTAGAAACCGCTCAACAATTAAATATATCTATGTCTTCCAGAGTAATAGATTCTTACAATGAGGAAAGAAAGCTGCATCAACTTGCTTTAGAAAAGTTATGTAGTAAATTCGGTATCAAACTAATACAGGTCAATGCAGATGAGGGCATTTCTCATGTCCTATTTCATCAACTACTAAGAGCAAATTGGGTGCAGTGA
- the fadH gene encoding 2,4-dienoyl-CoA reductase: MLLKGKTIIVTGGSNGMGKYMAMAFVAEGANVVITGRDKEKLDNAKLEIAQNGEQVEVFQMDVRDPEHVAAMVEFTDKAFGSIDGLVNNAAGNFIVETSKLSPNGWKAVIDIVLNGTFYCSNAVGNYWINKGTKGSIINMLATYAWGAGAGVAHSAAAKAGVMSLTRTLAVEWGSKYGIRVNGIAPGPIERTGGAGKLWESEEAAKRTIQAVPLKRLGKPEEIGDLATFMMSDKAAYMNGEIVTLDGGQWLNQFPF, translated from the coding sequence TTGTTATTAAAGGGGAAAACGATTATTGTCACTGGTGGTTCTAATGGGATGGGTAAATATATGGCGATGGCTTTCGTAGCCGAAGGGGCAAATGTCGTCATTACTGGTAGGGATAAGGAAAAGCTAGATAATGCAAAATTAGAGATCGCTCAGAATGGGGAACAAGTGGAAGTATTTCAAATGGATGTACGAGATCCTGAGCATGTTGCAGCAATGGTTGAGTTTACGGATAAGGCATTTGGTAGCATCGATGGCCTAGTCAATAACGCAGCAGGCAACTTTATTGTCGAGACTTCGAAGCTTTCGCCAAATGGTTGGAAGGCTGTAATCGATATTGTACTAAACGGTACCTTCTATTGTTCAAATGCTGTAGGTAACTATTGGATAAATAAAGGAACGAAAGGTTCTATTATTAATATGCTTGCAACCTATGCTTGGGGAGCAGGGGCTGGGGTAGCTCATTCTGCTGCCGCAAAAGCAGGCGTGATGTCCTTAACAAGAACACTAGCTGTGGAGTGGGGAAGTAAATACGGTATACGAGTTAATGGAATTGCCCCAGGTCCAATTGAACGCACGGGTGGAGCAGGGAAGCTTTGGGAATCAGAAGAAGCTGCTAAAAGAACAATTCAAGCGGTTCCTCTAAAGCGTTTAGGTAAACCAGAAGAAATAGGCGATCTTGCAACATTCATGATGTCAGACAAAGCTGCTTATATGAATGGAGAAATAGTAACGCTAGACGGTGGACAATGGTTAAATCAATTTCCATTTTAA